In the Streptomyces sp. 3214.6 genome, CCGCCGGCCTGGGACGGCGACTTCGCGGGGTTCCAGGTGGGGCGCGCCGTCGTGCTCCAGCACCCGGGCGCGTTCGACCTGGACCGGTTGACGGCGGCCGGGAAGCTGCTGCTGGCGGAGAACATGGTCGACAGCTGCTATTGCGAGGAGGACGAGGGTCGGGGCGCCTCCCGCAGCGGCCTCGGCGGGCGGCTGGTTCTCGCGCAGTCGGCGCTGGACCCCTTCCACGGCCCGCCCGGCTTCCAGCAGGAGTGGGAGCGGGGCATGCAGGCCGACGGTCCGCTGCGCTCCTACTACTGGGCGCTCAAGGACTACGCGGCCTTCGCCACCCCCAGCCAGACCGGCCGGTTCGTGCACGACATGGCGCGGCTGCACCTGGGCTACCTCGCCGAGGCCGCCTGGAGCGAGACCCGGTACCGGCCGCAGGTCTGGGAGTACCTGGTCATGCGACAGTTCAACAACTTCCGGCCTTGTCTGTCCCTGGTGGACGCGGTCGACGGCTACGAACTGCCCGAGCAGCTGTACGCCCGCCCGGAGATCCAGCGGGTCACGGCACTGGCCTGCAACGCCACCACCATCGTCAACGACCTGTACTCCTTCACCAAGGAACTGGCCTCCGATCCCAGCCACCTCAATCTGCCGCAGGTCGTGGCCGCCCATGGCCGCTGTGGTCTGAAGGCCGGCTATCTGCGCGCCGTCGAGATCCACAACGAGGTGATGGAGGCGTTCGAGGAGGAGTCGACCGTCCTGGCGGCCATGTCGCCGCTCGTGGGGCGCTATCTCCAGGGGCTGTCGGACTGGGTGGCCGGCAACCACGAGTGGCACGCCACCAACACCCATCGCTATCACCTGCCCGACTACTGGTGACCAGCGCTGTCTTGACAGATCGTCACATTCCGCATCCTGAGGAGCCACCGTTGACCATGACCCCCGACGCCATGACCGAGACCGTCCAGCTCCCGACCCAGTCGATCTACCAGAACCGTGTCGCGGACTACTGGAACGCCGAGGAGAACCCGGTCAATCTCGAACTCGGCAGGATCGACGACCTCTACCACCATCACTACGGCATCGGCGCGGCCGACTGGACCGTGCTCGACGAGCCCGACCCCGAACTGCGCCGCGAGCGGCTCACCGCCGAACTGCACCGGCTGGAGCACGCCCAGGCCGAACTGCTGGCCGCCCGGCTCGGCCGGCTGACCCCCGCCGACCGGGTCTTCGACGCCGGCTGCGGCCGCGGCGGCGGCAGCGTCGTGGCGAACCTGCGGCACGGCTGCTACGCGGACGGCGTCACCATCTCCGCGAAACAGGCCGAGTTCGCCAACGAGCAGGCCCGCAAGCGGGGCATCGACGACAAGGTGCGGTACCACCACCGCAACATGCTGGACACCGGCCTGGAGTCCGGCGCCTACGCGGCGTCCTGGAACAACGAGTCGACCATGTACGTAGAGCTGGACCTGCTGTTCGCCGAGCACGCCCGGCTGCTGCGCCGGGGCGGCCGCTACGTCGTCATCACCGGCTGCTACAACGACGCCTACGGGCAGGCCTCGCGCGAGGTGTCGCTCATCAACGCCCACTACATCTGCGACATCCACCCGCGCTCGGCCTACTTCCGGGCGCTGGCCCGCAACCGGCTGGTGCCGGTCCACGTGGAGGACCTCACCGAGGCGGCCATCCCCTACTGGGAGCTGCGCAGTCAGGCCGACCACCTGGTCACCGGCATCGAGGAGACGTTCCTCACCGCCTACCGCAACGGCAGCTTCCAGTATCTGATGATCGCGGCCGACCGGATCTGAATTTCGCTGGACCGCAAGGCGGTCGACGCCCTGCAATGGGGCGCATGTGTGCTGCGAAGATGCGTCCGGACGAGGTCGACCTCGACGCCCCGCTGGTGAGCCGGCTCGTCGCCGCCCAGTTCCCGCGGTGGGCCGGGCTGCCCGTGCGGCGGCTGGCCTCCTCGGGGACGGAGAACGCGATGTTCCGGCTCGGCGCCGACAAGGTGGTGCGGCTGCCCCGGCATCCCGACGCCGTCGAGAGCGTGGCGCACGAGCAGCGCTGGCTGGCCCGGCTGGGGCCGAGGCTGTCCGTCGCCACGCCCGTGCCGCTGGAGCAGGGCGGGCCGGGTGAGGGGTTCGCCTGGCCCTGGTCGGTCTATGGCTGGCTGGACGGTCGTAATCCGGTGGCCGGAGCCGTCGAGCAGCCCGAGGCCCTGGCGGCGGACCTGGCGGCGTTCGTCACCGCCCTGCGTGGGATCGAGGCGCAGGGCGGTCCGCCCAACGGCCGGGGTGTGCCGCTGGCGGAGCGGGACGCCCCGACGCGCGACGCCCTCGCTCAACTGGACGGGCGGATCGACACCGTCGCGGTCACCGCCCTGTGGGAGGAGGCACTGCGGGCGCCGGGGCGCACGGAACCGCCCGTGTGGACCCACGGGGATCTCTCGCCCGGGAACGTGCTGGTCGAGGGCGGACGGCTGTCGGCTGTGATCGACTTCGGCGGCGTCGGGGTGGGCGACCCGGCCGTCGACCTGATCGTCGCCTGGAACCTGCTGCCCGCGTCGGTGCGCGGCGTCTTCCGGGAGGCCGTGGGAGCGGACGACGCGGAATGGGCGCGCGGGCGGGGCTGGGCGCTGTCGATCTCACTGATCCAGCTGCCGTACTACTGGGAGACCAATCCGCCGCTGGCGGAGAACTCCCGGCATGTGATCAGGGAGATCCTGGCCGAGACCCGGCCCGCCGACGTGTCCGTGGCCGGCTCCTAGGCTCCGTCGTAGGCCTTCTTCAGGGCGGCGATGTCAAGCTTGCCCATGGCGTACATGGCCTTGGTGGTGCGGACGGCCTTCTCGGCGTCGGGGTCGCCGATCATCTCGATCAGCCCGTCCGGGATGACCTGCCAGGACACGCCGTACTTGTCCTTGAGCCACCCGCACGGGCCGGGCTCGCCGCCGTTCTCGGTGAGTTTGTTCCAGTAGTAGTCGACCTCCTCCTGGTCCGCGCAGAAGATCTGGAAGGAGATCGCCTCACTGAAGGTGAACTCCGGGCCGCCGTTGATTCCGA is a window encoding:
- a CDS encoding VOC family protein, with product MTTDGFTTCLWFDGQAEEAAHYYVSIFKNSSIGKIGRYNEAGPGPAGSVVAVEFTANGQKFVGINGGPEFTFSEAISFQIFCADQEEVDYYWNKLTENGGEPGPCGWLKDKYGVSWQVIPDGLIEMIGDPDAEKAVRTTKAMYAMGKLDIAALKKAYDGA
- a CDS encoding family 2 encapsulin nanocompartment cargo protein terpene cyclase, giving the protein MSTGYTLPGPPSLAAGIRARRQGTIPGLRYREVAPADPVKTAEVDRRLEEWARGLDLFPPAWDGDFAGFQVGRAVVLQHPGAFDLDRLTAAGKLLLAENMVDSCYCEEDEGRGASRSGLGGRLVLAQSALDPFHGPPGFQQEWERGMQADGPLRSYYWALKDYAAFATPSQTGRFVHDMARLHLGYLAEAAWSETRYRPQVWEYLVMRQFNNFRPCLSLVDAVDGYELPEQLYARPEIQRVTALACNATTIVNDLYSFTKELASDPSHLNLPQVVAAHGRCGLKAGYLRAVEIHNEVMEAFEEESTVLAAMSPLVGRYLQGLSDWVAGNHEWHATNTHRYHLPDYW
- a CDS encoding geranyl diphosphate 2-C-methyltransferase produces the protein MTPDAMTETVQLPTQSIYQNRVADYWNAEENPVNLELGRIDDLYHHHYGIGAADWTVLDEPDPELRRERLTAELHRLEHAQAELLAARLGRLTPADRVFDAGCGRGGGSVVANLRHGCYADGVTISAKQAEFANEQARKRGIDDKVRYHHRNMLDTGLESGAYAASWNNESTMYVELDLLFAEHARLLRRGGRYVVITGCYNDAYGQASREVSLINAHYICDIHPRSAYFRALARNRLVPVHVEDLTEAAIPYWELRSQADHLVTGIEETFLTAYRNGSFQYLMIAADRI
- a CDS encoding aminoglycoside phosphotransferase family protein, with the translated sequence MCAAKMRPDEVDLDAPLVSRLVAAQFPRWAGLPVRRLASSGTENAMFRLGADKVVRLPRHPDAVESVAHEQRWLARLGPRLSVATPVPLEQGGPGEGFAWPWSVYGWLDGRNPVAGAVEQPEALAADLAAFVTALRGIEAQGGPPNGRGVPLAERDAPTRDALAQLDGRIDTVAVTALWEEALRAPGRTEPPVWTHGDLSPGNVLVEGGRLSAVIDFGGVGVGDPAVDLIVAWNLLPASVRGVFREAVGADDAEWARGRGWALSISLIQLPYYWETNPPLAENSRHVIREILAETRPADVSVAGS